One window of the Nocardia huaxiensis genome contains the following:
- a CDS encoding TIGR03619 family F420-dependent LLM class oxidoreductase: MRFTYAEAMTNPDYYIPLAQAAEAAGFHSMTIADSIAYPAESDSKYPYTKDGNREFLDGKPFIETFVLSAAIAAATTTLRLTPFVLKLPIRPPVLVAKQASSLARLSNNRFALGVGISPWPEDFQIMGVPFERRGKRLDECIEIVRGLSTGEYFEYHGEFYDIPKIKLTPAPTEPLPILIGGHSDAALKRAVRLCDGWMHAGGNAEELDKYLARIDELRSERDHSGDFEIHAVSRDGYTPDGVERLEEKGITDLIIGFRNSYAMEHDTESLEDKITKIKWYGDNVISKLS, encoded by the coding sequence ATGCGCTTCACGTACGCGGAGGCCATGACGAATCCGGACTACTACATTCCGCTGGCGCAGGCCGCGGAGGCCGCCGGATTCCACTCCATGACCATTGCCGACAGCATCGCCTACCCGGCCGAGTCCGACTCGAAGTACCCGTACACCAAGGACGGCAATCGCGAATTCCTGGACGGCAAGCCGTTCATCGAGACCTTCGTGCTCTCGGCCGCCATCGCCGCGGCCACCACCACCCTGCGCCTGACCCCGTTCGTCCTCAAGCTGCCCATCCGCCCGCCGGTCCTGGTCGCCAAGCAGGCGAGTTCCCTTGCGCGCCTGAGCAACAACCGTTTCGCCCTGGGCGTGGGCATCAGCCCCTGGCCGGAGGACTTCCAGATCATGGGCGTGCCGTTCGAGCGCCGCGGCAAGCGCCTGGACGAGTGCATCGAGATCGTGCGCGGCCTGTCCACCGGCGAGTACTTCGAATACCACGGCGAGTTCTACGACATCCCCAAGATCAAACTCACCCCCGCGCCCACCGAGCCGCTGCCCATCCTCATCGGCGGCCACAGCGACGCCGCCCTCAAACGGGCCGTGCGGCTGTGCGACGGCTGGATGCACGCCGGCGGCAATGCCGAGGAGCTCGACAAGTACCTGGCCCGCATCGACGAATTGCGCAGTGAGCGGGATCATTCCGGCGATTTCGAGATCCACGCCGTCTCCCGCGACGGGTACACCCCCGACGGTGTCGAGCGCCTCGAGGAGAAGGGGATCACCGACCTGATCATCGGCTTCCGCAACTCCTACGCCATGGAGCACGACACCGAGAGCCTCGAGGACAAGATCACGAAGATCAAGTGGTACGGCGACAATGTGATCAGCAAGCTGAGCTGA
- a CDS encoding SDR family oxidoreductase, producing the protein MTIVITGSGSGIGAATAAALSAAGHDILGIDLRNADVTADLTDPAARDAAVATVLERTGGVLEGLVLCAGVGPHVPDPNFVVEINYRATVALLDALLPALQKGESPAAVVVSSVASTHIAWDQNPINTGTEAEAFAAAGDFAGSYAYAASKNAVTVAVRQRAEEWGAAGVRLNTVAPGSVDTPLLQAGMADARYGDAIRNFTAPIGRNGTPEEIASLIAYLLGPQAGFIHGAQFVIDGGIDAKVRPAAV; encoded by the coding sequence ATGACCATCGTCATCACCGGGTCCGGATCCGGGATCGGTGCGGCCACCGCCGCTGCCCTGTCCGCCGCGGGCCACGACATCCTCGGCATCGATCTGCGCAATGCCGACGTCACCGCCGATCTGACCGATCCCGCCGCCCGCGACGCCGCCGTGGCCACCGTGCTCGAGCGCACCGGGGGAGTCCTCGAGGGCTTGGTGCTGTGCGCGGGCGTCGGCCCGCACGTGCCCGACCCGAACTTCGTGGTGGAGATCAACTATCGCGCCACCGTAGCCCTGCTCGACGCACTACTGCCCGCCCTGCAGAAGGGCGAATCGCCTGCGGCTGTGGTGGTTTCGTCGGTCGCCTCCACCCATATCGCCTGGGACCAGAACCCGATCAATACCGGCACCGAGGCCGAAGCCTTCGCCGCCGCAGGCGATTTCGCGGGTTCCTACGCCTACGCGGCCTCCAAGAACGCCGTCACCGTCGCGGTGCGGCAGCGCGCCGAGGAGTGGGGCGCGGCGGGCGTGCGGCTCAATACCGTCGCCCCGGGCAGCGTCGACACCCCGCTGCTGCAAGCCGGTATGGCCGATGCGCGCTACGGCGACGCCATCCGCAACTTCACCGCCCCCATCGGCCGCAATGGCACGCCGGAGGAAATCGCTTCGCTCATCGCGTATCTGCTCGGACCGCAGGCCGGATTCATTCACGGCGCGCAGTTCGTCATCGACGGCGGCATCGACGCCAAGGTGCGCCCGGCCGCCGTCTGA